A stretch of the Aspergillus puulaauensis MK2 DNA, chromosome 6, nearly complete sequence genome encodes the following:
- a CDS encoding SDR family NAD(P)-dependent oxidoreductase (COG:Q;~EggNog:ENOG410PIRR;~InterPro:IPR036291,IPR002347;~PFAM:PF08659,PF00106,PF13561;~go_process: GO:0055114 - oxidation-reduction process [Evidence IEA]) — protein sequence MATTFPGTALVTGAAGGKTTTIVSRCYCNRLTNPGIGAATAIAFAKAGCTRIAITDIQPSALEQTRQEILSTSSTTEGSINVIAIPGDITSESFIETTLIADAFTAFGRLDYVVNCAGVLQNEFARSTDVSAQQFDFINSVNYRGAWLVSRAALRRMLTQEPLTDGNGNEEGGESWRPKQRGSIVNIASQLGVVSRAGAAAYCASKAAVIGLTRADAIDFSKDLIRVNCVCPGVIDTNMTTSSPERVEAMAPAVKIAPMGRMGDPREVADAVLFLSSSRASFVQGHALVVDGGYVIN from the exons ATGGCCACAACCTTCCCAGGCACCGCCCTCGTAACCGGCGCAGCAGGAGGAaagaccaccaccatcgtTTCTAGATGCTACTGTAATAGACTAACAAATCCAGGAATCGgcgcagcaacagccatcGCCTTCGCCAAAGCCGGCTGCACCCGAATCGCAATAACAGACATCCAGCCATCCGCTCTCGAACAAACCCGGCAAGAAATCCtatccaccagcagcacaaCAGAAGGCTCTATAAATGTGATCGCCATCCCGGGGGACATAACATCCGAGTCCTTCATAGAAACAACTCTCATAGCCGACGCATTCACCGCATTCGGCCGGCTAGACTACGTGGTGAACTGCGCGGGGGTGCTGCAGAACGAGTTCGCGCGGTCGACGGACGTTTCGGCGCAGCAGTTTGATTTTATCAATTCGGTGAATTATCGCGGGGCGTGGCTTGTTTCGCGCGCGGCCTTGAGGAGGATGCTTACCCAGGAGCCACTTACggatggaaatggaaatgaagaaggtggggagagttggagaccgAAACAGCGCGGGTCGATTGTCAATATTGCGAGTCAGCTCGGTGTTGTTTCgagggctggggctg CCGCGTACTGCGCCTCCAAAGCCGCGGTGATAGGCCTGACGAGAGCTGACGCGATTGATTTCTCGAAAGACCTGATCCGGGTGAACTGTGTCTGTCCCGGTGTTATTGATACGAATATGACGACCAGTTCTCCGGAGAGGGTTGAGGCGATGGCGCCGGCTGTCAAGATTGCGCCGATGGGCAGGATGGGGGATCCGAGGGAGGTAGCGGACGCAGTTCTGTTTTTGAGTTCATCCAGGGCGTCGTTTGTTCAGGGGCATGCgttggttgttgatggggggTATGTGATTAATTGA
- a CDS encoding uncharacterized protein (COG:F;~EggNog:ENOG410PMHQ;~InterPro:IPR000845,IPR035994,IPR002110,IPR027417, IPR036770,IPR020683;~PFAM:PF01048,PF12796,PF00023,PF13857,PF13637, PF13606;~go_function: GO:0003824 - catalytic activity [Evidence IEA];~go_function: GO:0005515 - protein binding [Evidence IEA];~go_process: GO:0009116 - nucleoside metabolic process [Evidence IEA]) — protein MASKVYSHNDYTVGLVCALPKEQTAAIAMLDQRHDSLANPVNDHNAYTLGCMSNHNVVIACLPKGEIGTSSAATVATRMISTFPSIRFGLMVGIGGGVPPNVRLGDVVVSTPAGGLPGVIQWDMGKAEQMNHFRQTGTLNNPPSALLTAVTRLESKHEMEGSAISQYLEDMTTKYPKLALKYTRSDSLEDVCFEAGYNHVATVSDPRPSISNVGKKRDYNGQIIAQDLNSCRGCDRTRALKKPPHEMTVHYGLIASGNQVIKDAAFRDQINARLGGGVLCFEMEAAGLMNGFPCAVIRGICDYCDSHKNDVWQEHAAAVAAAFTKELLSVIPPAQVVDAPTAGKVMQSVAETVDSIRDDVSVIRSVVHTFRSAGDEEYRKTLRSWLSPIDYNKVQSDVYRNCQEGTGQWFLNDPRFTAWLSGSSSPTLFCPGIPGAGKTVIASLAVNHLRSRYMNDSTSETERVGVAVLYCNYQQQSAQASHDLLASLLSQLSLEQDIVPPSIRCLHDRFRKRKTQPSPRDIFEELRSTIAGYSTVFVVIDALDECKDDATRKDLLDKTLQLQQIADVRLMLTSRPNILPNREGMIQFPIHASEDDVRRYLTSQLGHLSVVVERDTMLQNEIELRVSKAAAGMFLLAQLYVGSLKGKHTKKAIYTELNKMDTGHAGLDHAYQGAFQRIESSLSKSLISWVVCALRLLTVDEMQHALAIEAGTSSLDHSNICDLQEVVSGCAGLVVLDSVSQSIRLVHQTAKDYFNANISEYFPGARSNIAVSCLTYLSYEELKTGACTNHQLLESRLRRFPFLNYASSSWDYHWNHMGDKVEEPVLTFLLDQGLVSAASQCALDTDDWEREYGQGAPNRRTGMHLVAAFDLHELVPRLSEKLSLDSTDNSGYTPLHYAAQNSSELTVQCLLDCGANFNLASSSGATPLHVAAREGRDAIVALLLERGANINYRDNGGGTPLTWAIDKNSDVIVKLLLRKGAQMEFLYCPLFQYTALFPSQLVIQPSNANESETLPRLRALSTLMSSTAKSNTADGDPDQEISPSRYERRIFLPPQFLSQMDFHDHPLLPDGMQSLVDDYYRYGSPGNSNLTMYNWSVDDMFFTPLLRAVWRGYHSIVYLLLKKGCSPSFGNSRGLTPLVLATRLKDDATKMIMLSYYDRPGQFLAGVENDKTFWD, from the exons ATGGCCTCAAAGGTTTATTCGCATAATGACTACACAGTCGGACTGGTCTGCGCACTGCCCAAGGAGCAAACAGCCGCAATAGCGATGCTGGACCAGCGGCATGATAGCCTTGCTAACCCTGTCAATGACCACAATGCATACACGCTTGGATGCATGAGCAACCACAACGTGGTCATCGCCTGTCTCCCTAAAGGCGAGATCGGGacaagctcagcagcaacagtgGCAACAAGGATGATATCTACCTTCCCATCAATTCGGTTCGGCCTGATGGTTGGAATCGGAGGAGGGGTCCCTCCAAATGTTAGGCTGGGCGATGTCGTCGTTAGTACGCCAGCTGGCGGCCTGCCTGGTGTTATACAATGGGATATGGGTAAAGCAGAACAAATGAACCATTTCAGACAAACAGGCACCCTTAACAATCCCCCAAGCGCGCTGCTTACGGCTGTGACGAGACTCGAGTCGAAGCACGAGATGGAGGGCTCTGCGATATCGCAGTATCTGGAGGATATGACCACCAAATACCCAAAGTTGGCGCTGAAATATACAAGGTCGGACAGCCTGGAAGACGTCTGCTTTGAGGCGGGCTACAATCATGTCGCAACAGTGTCAGATCCACGGCCTAGCATCAGCAATGTCGGTAAGAAGCGGGATTACAACGGACAAATAATCGCACAAGATTTAAATAGTTGCCGAGGGTGCGACCGGACGAGAGCATTGAAGAAGCCACCGCATGAGATGACCGTCCATTATGGTTTGATTGCCTCAGGGAACCAGGTTATTAAGGACGCCGCGTTCCGCGATCAAATCAATGCCCGACTGGGCGGTGGTGTTCTTTGCTTCGAGATGGAAGCAGCAGGCTTGATGAATGGCTTCCCATGCGCGGTCATCAGGGGAATCTGCGATTACTGCGATTCACACAAGAACGACGTGTGGCAGGAGCACGCAGCGGCGGTTGCAGCTGCCTTCACCAAGGAACTTCTGTCGGTTATTCCCCCAGCTCAGGTAGTGGACGCCCCGACTGCAGGAAAGGTAATGCAATCGGTGGCAGAGACGGTAGACAGCATTCGAGACGATGTTTCCGTTATCCGAAGTGTTGTCCATACATTTAGATCTGCTGGTGACG AGGAATACCGCAAGACCCTCCGCAGCTGGCTGAGCCCGATTGACTACAACAAAGTCCAAAGTGATGTTTATCGAAATTGCCAAGAGGGAACAGGGCAGTGGTTTTTGAATGATCCGAGATTTACAGCTTGGCTGTCCGGCAGTTCGTCCCCGACTTTGTTTTGTCCTGGAATTCCCGGTGCAGGCAAGACGGTGATAGCGTCACTTGCCGTGAACCATTTGCGCTCCAGGTACATGAATGATTCTACTTCCGAGACAGAGAGAGTTGGCGTGGCAGTATTATACTGCAACTACCAGCAACAGAGTGCCCAAGCATCCCATGACCTACTTGCCTCGCTCCTATCGCAGCTGTCGCTGGAACAAGATATCGTCCCCCCCAGCATTCGGTGCCTTCATGATCGATTTCGTAAACGAAAGACTCAGCCCTCACCGCGTGATATATTCGAAGAGCTGCGTTCCACCATAGCCGGATACTCCACTGTATTCGTTGTTATCGACGCATTGGATGAGTGTAAAGATGATGCAACTCGCAAAGACCTTCTGGACAAGACGCTCCAGTTACAGCAGATAGCAGATGTCCGTTTAATGCTGACATCAAGGCCGAATATCCTACCGAACCGCGAAGGCATGATTCAGTTTCCGATACATGCTAGCGAGGACGATGTTCGACGGTACCTCACAAGCCAGCTAGGCCATTTATCGGTGGTTGTTGAACGTGACACGATGTTACAAAACGAGATTGAACTACGGGTTTCAAAGGCAGCTGCTGGAATGTTTTTACTAGCCCAGCTTTACGTGGGCTCGCTGAAAGGCAAGCATACAAAGAAGGCCATCTATACCGAATTGAACAAGATGGACACAGGCCACGCAGGGCTAGACCACGCATACCAGGGCGCGTTTCAACGGATAGAAAGCAGCCTTTCTAAATCACTGATTTCTTGGGTTGTCTGTGCCCTAAGGTTGCTCACAGTGGACGAGATGCAGCATGCACTCGCAATTGAAGCTGGGACATCGAGTCTGGACCACTCAAACATCTGTGACTTACAGGAAGTCGTGTCAGGATGCGCGGGCTTGGTGGTGCTCGACTCAGTTAGCCAGAGTATACGGCTGGTCCACCAAACTGCAAAAGATTATTTCAACGCCAACATCTCGGAATATTTCCCAGGCGCCCGAAGCAATATTGCCGTCAGCTGTCTGACGTATTTGAGCTACGAAGAATTGAAGACCGGTGCATGCACAAATCACCAGTTACTGGAGAGTAGGTTGCGCCGGTTTCCTTTCCTTAATTATGCCTCTAGTTCCTGGGATTACCACTGGAACCACATGGGGGACAAAGTGGAGGAACCTGTCTTGACATTTCTCTTGGATCAAGGACTGGTTTCTGCAGCCAGTCAGTGCGCCCTGGATACAGATGACTGGGAACGTGAATATGGCCAAGGAGCTCCAAACCGAAGAACTGGGATGCATCTAGTGGCAGCTTTTGATCTTCACGAACTCGTGCCACGTCTATCGGAGAAGTTGTCTCTAGATTCAACGGATAATTCTGGATATACTCCACTGCATTATGCCGCGCAAAACAGTAGTGAACTCACAGTGCAATGCCTTCTGGACTGCGGTGCTAACTTTAATTTGGCTTCCAGTTCTGGTGCCACACCGTTACATGTCGCAGCCAGGGAAGGCCGTGATGCGATTGTGGCACTGCTGCTAGAAAGGGGCGCTAATATCAACTATCGGGACAATGGCGGGGGTACACCTTTGACTTGGGCCATTGATAAAAACTCAGACGTCATTGTCAAGCTACTCTTGAGGAAGGGGGCCCAAATGGAGTTTTTGTACTGCCCCCTTTTTCAGTATACAGCCCTTTTCCCATCACAGCTCGTTATACAGCCGTCCAACGCAAATGAATCCGAGACCCTGCCGAGATTAAGGGCGCTGTCTACCTTGATGTCCTCTACAGCCAAATCCAATACTGCTGATGGGGATCCAGACCAGGAAATCTCGCCGTCTCGTTATGAGCGAAGAATTTTTCTGCCGCCGCAATTCCTGTCCCAAATGGACTTCCACGACCACCCTCTTCTGCCAGACGGCATGCAATCTCTTGTGGACGATTACTACCGGTATGGGTCACCGGGAAACTCAAATCTTACAATGTATAATTGGAGTGTTGATGATATGTTCTTTACTCCCCTGCTGCGTGCAGTGTGGAGAGGATATCACAGCATCGTATATCTTCTCTTGAAAAAGGGCTGCTCCCCAAGCTTTGGGAATAGTAGAGGACTCACTCCTCTGGTGTTGGCAACACGACTGAAAGATGATGCAACTAAGATGATAATGCTATCGTACTATGATCGACCGGGGCAGTTCCTTGCCGGAGTTGAGAACGATAAGACATTCTGGGATTAG
- a CDS encoding sugar porter family MFS transporter (COG:G;~EggNog:ENOG410PFEN;~InterPro:IPR005829,IPR005828,IPR003663,IPR036259, IPR020846;~PFAM:PF00083,PF07690;~TransMembrane:8 (i75-98o104-124i161-179o191-214i348-368o374-401i422-439o445-462i);~go_component: GO:0016020 - membrane [Evidence IEA];~go_component: GO:0016021 - integral component of membrane [Evidence IEA];~go_function: GO:0022857 - transmembrane transporter activity [Evidence IEA];~go_process: GO:0055085 - transmembrane transport [Evidence IEA]) has product MPRSYLGLQGDKLQIAIGLIAGMDFLLFGYDQGVTGGLLTLQSFIKYFPTIATNGDYYNSLSAAEQSTQSTRQGIVVAAYNLGCFAGSIPTIWVGNYLGRRRTIFLGSFIMVIGALLQCTAYHLPQFIVGRLVTGFGNGMNTSTVPTWQSECCKANKRGQLVMIEGAMITCGITISYWIDFGLLFTDPSEVSWRFPLAFQIFFAGIILAFVMFLPESPRWLVLKGREDEAREVLGALIGDGPDSHFIQTEFTAIKATVLEMASGSFKDMFTFTEDRHFHRTVLAYVNQMFQQISGINLITYYIPVVLENQLGMSLEKSRLIAACNGTEYFIASWVAVFTIERFGRRTLMLFGAAGMSVSMAILAGTASAGTDSANIACIVFLFVFNTFFAIGWLGMTWLYPAEIVPLKIRAPANALATSSNWIFNFMVVMITPVAFANIGYQTYIIFAVINAAIFPVVYFFYPETAYRSLEEMDRIFRKTKSVFTLVKTAAQEPHMYGKHGELLHQLSEVEDEAVRRASILQHAAKKERQDSDVNTSTEKVEHV; this is encoded by the exons ATGCCGCGCAGTTACTTGGGCTTGCAGGGCGATAAGCTCCAGATCGCCATTGGACTCATCGCCGGCATGGACTTTTTGCTCTTTGGTTACGATCAGGGTGTTACTGGTGGTCTCCTGACTCTGCAGTCCTTCATCAAATACTTTCCTACAATTGCTACCAACGGTGATTACTATAACAGTCTGAGCGCGGCTGAGCAAAGCACCCAGTCTACTCGTCAAG GTATTGTCGTCGCTGCTTACAATTTGGGATGTTTCGCCGGTTCGATTCCGACTATTTGGGTTGGGAACTATCTCGGACGACGCAGGACTATCTTCCTCGGCTCTTTCATCATGGTCATCGGCGCTTTGCTACAGTGTACCGCTTACCACCTCCCTCAATTCATTGTTGGACGTCTGGTTACCGGTTTTG GAAACGGTATGAACACTTCGACCGTCCCGACATGGCAGTCTGAATGTTGCAAGGCCAACAAACGTGGTCAGCTCGTCATGATTGAAGGTGCAATGATTACCTGCGGTATCACCATCAGCTACTGGATCGACTTTGGTCTTCTGTTCACCGACCCCAGCGAAGTCTCGTGGCGCTTCCCGCTCGCcttccagatcttcttcgccggcatcatcctcgccttcgtcaTGTTCCTCCCCGAGTCCCCCCGCTGGCTCGTGCTCAAGGGCCGCGAAGATGAAGCCCGTGAAGTCCTCGGTGCCCTCATCGGCGACGGCCCTGACTCCCACTTCATCCAGACCGAGTTCACCGCCATCAAGGCTACCGTCCTCGAAATGGCCTCGGGTTCTTTCAAGGACATGTTTACCTTTACTGAAGACCGCCACTTTCACCGCACCGTCCTCGCCTACGTCAACCAAATGTTCCAGCAGATCTCCGGAATCAACCTCATCACCTACTACATCCCCGTCGTGCTCGAAAACCAATTGGGCATGTCTCTCGAGAAGTCGCGTCTCATCGCCGCCTGCAACGGAACAGAGTACTTCATCGCCTCATGGGTTgccgtcttcaccatcgAGCGCTTCGGCCGTCGAACCCTCATGCTCTTCGGTGCAGCCGGAATGTCCGTCTCCATGGCCATTCTCGCTGGTACGGCAAGTGCTGGTACCGATTCAGCCAACATCGCCTGTATCGTTTTCCTCTTCGTGTTCAAcaccttcttcgccatcggctGGCTTGGTATGACTTGGCTGTACCCAGCTGAAATTGTCCCGCTGAAGATTCGTGCCCCGGCAAACGCCCTCGCGACGTCTTCTAACTGGATTTTCAACTTCATGGTCGTCATGATCACGCCGGTTGCATTCGCCAACATCGGATACCAGACCTACATTATCTTCGCTGTCAT TAACGCTGCCATCTTCCCTGTCGTCTACTTCTTCTACCCCGAAACCGCCTACCGCAGTCTCGAGGAAATGGACCGCATTTTCCGCAAAACGAAGAGCGTCTTCACGCTCGTAAAGACAGCCGCCCAGGAACCCCACATGTACGGCAAGCACGGCGagctcctgcaccagctCTCCGAAgtcgaggacgaggctgTTCGCCGCGCcagcatcctgcagcacGCTGCTaagaaggagaggcaggATAGCGATGTGAATACCAGCACGGAGAAGGTGGAGCATGTTTAA
- a CDS encoding alpha/beta hydrolase (COG:S;~EggNog:ENOG410PN0P;~InterPro:IPR000073,IPR029058;~PFAM:PF12697), with protein sequence MSSTTSRPTIVLIHGGWHTLPLYDKFTSLLKTQGYEVHVPRLLSMNGARPPNADLYSDTALIRTYVEALVEAGHNVVVLMHSYGGQVGSNALAGLGFEERQQRNQAGAISRLVYITAFALSKGESMMDMVTKMGDEALIPLAFDFADDGTVLDRDPKNLLVGPGPPGLEEAELDAYVARLERWNGTAMYQGLESCAWREIPVSYVCTRNDMTVPLNYQQAMIEKMRGEGRVVDSFELETGHCPQITMPRELADVVLGILSKE encoded by the coding sequence ATGTCCAGCACCACCAGTCGTCCTACAattgtcctcatccacgGCGGGTGGCATACGCTCCCTCTCTACGACAAATTCACTTCTCTCCTCAAAACCCAGGGCTATGAAGTTCACGTCCCGCGCCTACTTTCTATGAACGGCGCCCGTCCCCCCAATGCCGACCTGTACAGCGACACAGCGCTAATCCGCACCTACGTCGAGGCGCTCGTCGAAGCAGGCCACaacgtcgtcgtcctcatgCACTCGTACGGAGGACAAGTTGGCTCAAACGCGCTCGCAGGGTTAGGTTTTGAAGAGCGACAACAGCGCAACCAAGCTGGGGCCATCTCGCGGCTAGTCTACATCACTGCGTTCGCGTTGAGCAAGGGCGAGTCGATGATGGACATGGTGACGAAAATGGGTGACGAGGCATTGATCCCGCTCGCATTTGACTTTGCCGATGACGGCACAGTGCTGGATCGTGATCCGAAGAATCTGCTTGTTGGGCCTGGGCCGccggggctggaggaggcggagctgGATGCTTACGTTGCACGGCTTGAGCGGTGGAATGGGACCGCGATGTACCAGGGCTTGGAGAGTTGTGCGTGGAGGGAGATCCCAGTGTCCTATGTCTGTACCAGAAATGATATGACGGTGCCGTTGAATTATCAGCAGGCGATGATTGAGAAGATGCGTGGGGAGGGAAGGGTGGTGGATTCCTTTGAACTGGAGACTGGGCATTGTCCGCAGATTACGATGCCGAGAGAGCTGGCGGATGTTGTGCTTGGTATTCTGAGCAAGGAATAG
- a CDS encoding putative MFS transporter (COG:G;~EggNog:ENOG410PH49;~InterPro:IPR011701,IPR036259;~PFAM:PF07690;~TransMembrane:12 (i58-78o98-117i137-156o162-183i195-213o225-247i316-337o349-367i379-400o406-429i441-466o486-506i);~go_function: GO:0022857 - transmembrane transporter activity [Evidence IEA];~go_process: GO:0055085 - transmembrane transport [Evidence IEA]) produces the protein MGVLISSNEPTKSLSREDIQEQPRDSSSHDASSPDNGDLESGDIDVEKIERIYRKIDFRIIPAFWVLYFLCSAIRSNVGLAQTMNAESGHDLGSVLNLTPHQVSTGLALFYVCYVVFDLPSNLVMTKLSPHVWMSRIVIGVGIIGSCMAAMKAAWSLYLLRLLLGVVIAGMWPGMAYYLTLFYPPSRTGKRIGQYYTAAQLSAAVVGLVSAGFQKMDGDHGLVGFQWMFLVYGVITVAVGIVLLWWLPDRPVAPGQEEAAKQRSKWLRWFPQSPPVLTGEDAELHYRDLTRVYKRPRWTSRNLLAVMLDWRLWPLLLMYFGVVGVGIGTQSYATVIIRSINPSLSGIDLSLLTAPIWLMDLAAILLVTPLSDRFHHHRAIFFSLAACIQMLGLLLTTYAGTDSNSWPRYGGLLIVGFGLGPTVPITMTWTTEIFQPRHGEVGVAAASAVVSGWGNLGSIMTTYALYEGWSEDANAEGRQKFRKSNLVMVGILGMSVLSALCMHVAVRVFDGGKETGGGDGDGGKIVDGAARREVQQRGLDGLGSGLFKMFRGGKRTARQG, from the exons ATGGGTGTCCTCATATCGTCCAACGAGCCGACAAAGAGTCTCAGTCGAGAAGACATCCAAGAACAACCCCGCGACAGCTCCAGCCATGATGCAAGCAGTCCAGACAATGGCGATCTCGAATCCGGCGACATCGATGTTGAAAAGATCGAGCGCATTTACCG AAAAATTGACTTTCGCATCATCCCGGCCTTTTGGGTCCTCTACTTCCTCTGCTCGGCCATCCGATCCAATGTCGGGCTTGCGCAAACGATGAACGCAGAGTCCGGGCACGACCTTGGCTCCGTACTCAACCTTACACCACACCAAGTCTCGACCGGTCTCGCCCTGTTCTATGTCTGCTACGTTGTCTTCGACTTACCCTCAAACTTGGTCATGACAAAGCTAAGCCCGCACGTCTGGATGAGTCGCATTGTTATCGGGGTAGGAATAATCGGGAGCTGTATGGCTGCCATGAAGGCCGCCTGGAGTTTATA cctcctccgcctcctcctcggagtTGTTATCGCAGGCATGTGGCCCGGAATGGCCTACTACCTAACCCTCTTCTACCCGCCGTCCCGCACTGGCAAACGCATCGGCCAGTACTACACCGCTGCGCAactctccgccgccgtcgtcGGTCTCGTTTCGGCCGGGTTCCAGAAAATGGACGGCGACCACGGCCTCGTCGGCTTCCAGTGGATGTTCCTCGTCTACGGCGTCATCAccgtcgccgtcggcatCGTCCTCCTCTGGTGGCTACCTGATCGCCCCGTTGCCCctggtcaagaagaagcggccAAGCAGCGCAGCAAATGGCTCCGCTGGTTCCCGCAGAGCCCGCCAGTCCTCACAGGCGAGGACGCTGAACTGCACTACCGCGATCTAACCAGAGTCTATAAACGCCCACGCTGGACTTcccgcaatctcctcgccgtcatgcTCGACTGGCGCCTCTGGCCGCTCCTCCTCATGTACTTCGGTGTCGTGGGCGTCGGCATTGGCACGCAGAGCTACGCTACCGTTATCATCCGGAGCATCAACCCCAGTTTATCGGGCATTGACCTGAGTCTGCTCACCGCTCCTATCTGGCTT ATGGACCTAGCAGCCATCCTCCTCGTAACCCCCCTCTCCGACcgcttccaccaccaccgcgcaatcttcttctcgctcgccGCCTGCATCCAAATGCTCGGTCTCCTCCTAACAACCTACGCCGGCACAGATAGCAACTCCTGGCCCCGCTACGGCGGCCTCCTAATCGTCGGGTTCGGGCTCGGCCCCACAGTGCCCATAACAATGACCTGGACCACGGAAATCTTCCAGCCGCGGCACGGCGAGGTCGGCGTTGCCGCTGCGTCGGCCGTTGTCTCGGGGTGGGGGAATCTCGGCTCGATCATGACCACGTATGCGCTGTATGAGGGGTGGAGCGAGGATGCGAATGCGGAGGGACGGCAGAAGTTCCGGAAGAGTAATCTGGTGATGGTGGGGATTTTGGGGATGAGTGTTCTTAGTGCGTTGTGTATGCATGTTGCTGTTAGGGTTTTCGATGGGGGGAAGGAAACAGGGGgtggtgatggggatggggggaAGATTGTTGATGgcgcggcgaggagggaggtgCAGCAGCGGGGGTTGGATGGGTTGGGGAGTGGGTTGTTCAAGATGTTTaggggtgggaagaggaCTGCTCGTCAGGGATAG
- the glnA gene encoding glutamate--ammonia ligase (BUSCO:EOG09262MXH;~COG:E;~EggNog:ENOG410PI17;~InterPro:IPR014746,IPR036651,IPR008147,IPR008146, IPR027302,IPR027303;~PFAM:PF03951;~go_function: GO:0003824 - catalytic activity [Evidence IEA];~go_function: GO:0004356 - glutamate-ammonia ligase activity [Evidence IEA];~go_process: GO:0006542 - glutamine biosynthetic process [Evidence IEA];~go_process: GO:0006807 - nitrogen compound metabolic process [Evidence IEA]): MAESSTNVSNTENLLKYMSLDQKGAVMAEYIWIDSNGGTRSKTKTLSKAPAGVDELPEWNFDGSSTSQAPGDNSDVYLRPCALYPDPFRRGDNVLVLCETWDSDGSPNKFNYRHDCNRLMETHAKEEFWFGLEQEYTLLGPDGWPYGWPKGGFPGAQGPYYCGVGTGKVYCRDIVEAHYRACLYAGVKISGINAEVMPSQWEYQVGPCEGIEMGDHLWLSRFLLHRVAEEFGVKISFEPKPIKGEWNGAGLHTNVSTNATRSDGGMKAIESYMKKLEARHVEHIAVYGEGNEERLTGRHETGNIEKFSFGVADRGGSIRIPRQVAKDGKGYFEDRRPASNADPYQITGIIAETLCGGL, from the exons ATG GCTGAATCAAGTACCAACGTCTCCAATACGGAGAAT CTTCTGAAGTACATGAGCCTCGACCAGAAGGGCGCCGTCATGGCCGAGTACATCTGGATTGACTCCAACGGTGGCACTCGCAGCAAAACCAAG ACTCTTTCCAAAGCCCCCGCTGGCGTCGACGAGCTCCCAGAATGGAACTTCGACGGTTCATCAACGTCGCAAGCCCCTGGTGACAACTCAGATGTCTACCTTCGCCCCTGTGCTCTCTACCCCGATCCCTTCCGCCGTGGCGACAACGTCCTTGTTCTCTGTGAGACCTGGGACTCCGATGGCAGCCCCAACAAGTTCAACTACCGTCACGACTGCAACCGCCTGATGGAAACGCATGCCAAGGAGGAATTCTGGTTTGGTCTTGAACAAGAATACACCCTCCTCGGCCCCGATGGTTGGCCCTACGGCTGGCCCAAGGGCGGTTTCCCCGGTGCCCAGGGCCCTTACTACTGTGGTGTCGGTACCGGCAAGGTTTACTGCCGTGATATCGTCGAGGCCCACTACCGCGCCTGTCTCTACGCTGGTGTCAAGATCTCCGGTATCAACGCCGAGGTCATGCCTTCCCAATGGGAGTACCAGGTTGGCCCTTGCGAAGGTATTGAGATGGGTGACCACCTTTGGTTGTCCCGtttcctccttcaccgtGTCGCTGAGGAATTCGGTGTCAAGATTTCCTTTGAGCCCAAGCCAATCAAGGGTGAATGGAACGGAGCTGGTCTCCACACCAACGTCTCTACCAACGCTACTCGTTCAGATGGTGGCATGAAGGCCATTGAGTCTTAcatgaagaagctcgagGCTCGCCACGTTGAGCACATCGCCGTCTACGGTGAGGGCAACGAGGAGCGTCTCACTGGACGTCACGAGACCGGCAACATCGAAAAGTTCTCATTTGGCGTTGCCGACCGTGGTGGTTCAATTCGTATTCCCCGCCAGGTCGCCAAGGATGGCAAGGGTTACTTCGAGGACCGCCGTCCCGCTTCCAACGCTGATCCTTACCAGATCACTGGTATCATTGCGGAAACT CTCTGCGGTGGTCTCTAA